The nucleotide sequence CGCTGCCGATCGCGTCGACCGCCCAGGCGCAGAGGGTGGCCAGCCGCGCCTCGATGCCTTGGGCACCCCAGAAGGCGGGGTAGGTGAGGTCAAGCTCAAAGGAGCTGAACTTGCCGCGCGTGTGCTCCCGGATCGCCCGGATGCGCTCCATGTCGTCAAAGTCGAGGATGGGCTGGTTCAGCTCGAGGCGAAGCTGCGGGTTGACCGCGTTGATGTCAAGCACGTTGGGGCGCGGCCCCACAAAGGACACCAGCGACATCACGACCGACTCGCGGATGGGGTCGATGGGCGGGTTGGTGACCTGCGCAAAGAGCTGCCGGAAATAGTTGTACAGCGGCTTGGTGCGGTGAGACAGCACCGCAAGGGGCGCGTCGTTCCCCATCGAGCCGACGCCCTCCTCGCCGGAAAGGGCCATCGGCCCCATCAGGAACTTCAGGTCCTCCTGGGTATAGCCGAACGCCTGTTGCCGGTCGAGCAGCGACTCGCGGAACTCGCCGGGCTGGCCGGTCTCCTCGTCGCTGGTAACGGTCACGCGGGTGTTCTCGACCCACTGCCGGTACGGGCGAGCAGAAGCAAACTGGAGCTTGAGTTCGTCGTCCTCGATGATGCGCCCCTGTTCCAGGTCGATCAGGAACATCTTGCCCGGTTGCAGCCGCCACTTCTTGACAATGCGGCTTTCGGGCACCGGCAGCACCCCCGACTCGGAGGCCAGAATCACCAGGTCGTCTCGCGTCTGCAGGTAACGGGCGGGGCGCAGGCCGTTGCGGTCCAGGGTCGCGCCGATCACGCGCCCGTCGGTAAAGACCATCGCAGCGGGGCCGTCCCAGGGCTCCATCAACGCCGCGTGGTACTCGTAAAAGGCGCGGCGGCGGTCATCCAGCAGGGGATGCTGCTCCCACGCTTCGGGGATCATCATCATGGCGGCGTGCGCGAGCGGGTACCCGGCCATCACGAGCAGTTCCAGCGCATTGTCAAAGGTGGCGGTGTCGGACTCGCCCTCAAAGGAGATGGGGTAGAGCTTTTTGAGGTCCTCGCCCAGCACCGGCGACTGCATGATGCCCTCGCGGGCACGCATCCAGTTGAAGTTCCCCTTGACGGTGTTGATCTCGCCGTTGTGGGCCACCAGGCGGTAGGGGTGCGCGAGCGACCACTCGGGAAAGGTGTTTGTGGAAAAGCGCTGGTGTACCAGGGCCAGCGCCGAGACCACCTGCGGCTGCTGGAGGTCGAGGTAGTATTCGCCCACCTGCGTGGCGAGCAGCAGGCCCTTGTAGATCACGGTGCGGCAGGACATGGAGGGCACGTAGTACTCGCCCCCGTGGGTGAGGTTCAGCGCCCGAATCGCGTTGGAGGCGCGGCGGCGAATCACGTACAGCTTGCGCTCCAGGGCGTCGGGCACCAGCGTATCGGGCCCGGCCCCGATAAAGACCTGCCGAATAACCGGCTCCTTGGCACGCACCGCAGGACTCATCGGCATCTCGCGGCTGACGGGCACGTCACGCCAGCCCAGCAGCACCTGGCCTTCTGCCTGAATGGCCCGCTCCAGTTCCTGCTCACAGGCGCGGCGAGAAGCGATCTCTTTGGGCAGAAAGATCATCCCTACGCCGTAGTCCCCGGGGGGCGGGAGGGTCACGCCCTGCCGGTTCATCTCGGCTCGGTAGAACTCGTCGGGAATCTGGATCAGGATGCCCGCCCCGTCCCCCATCAGGGGATCGGCCCCGACGGCACCGCGGTGGTCGAGGTTTTCCAGAATCCTGAGGCCCTGCTCGATGATCGCGTGCGACTTCTGGCCGCGCAGGTGCGCCACAAAGCCCACGCCACAGGCGTCATGCTCGCGCGCAGAGTACAGGCCGTGTGTGCCCGCCCGGGCGAGGTCCGAACCGGACGGGATAGGGTATTCAGCCGGAGGCATCCGGCGTTCTGACTGGTCCATGTTGACGCTCCCCTGGGGCGAAATCCGGCTTGCCCCGTGTGCAAGCCGCTGCATTAAAGGTACATTTAAATGCAAGGGGCGCGCGGCGGTTGTTTAAACGCCTGTTGTCCCCCAGCGCCAAGCAGCGTGACGCGGGGGCAAAAGGGGACGAGCAGCGCTTTGCATAAGCATGCAGAAGACCGGCCCCAGCCAGAACAGGTGGGCCTGTTCAGCATGCCGGGAAAGGGGCCTGCGCTCGGGGGCCCTGTCTGGACGGGAAAGGCCCTAGGCGGGCCGCAGCGTGAGCAGCGTTATTTCCGGCGGGCACAGCATCCGCAGGGGAAAGCCACTGGTGCCCAGGCCGCGGCTGACGTAGGCGGGTGTCTCATGGGCGCCCGTCACCCAGCCCATCGCGTACCGCTCGCCGTAACGGCTGGGCACGACCGGCGCCCCAAGGAGGGGGACTCGGATCTGCCCGCCGTGGGTATGGCCGCACAGAACGAGGCCTACCCGGCTCGGCAGCTCCGGCAACAGATCTGGATTGTGGCTGAGAAGCAGCGTAGCCTGCTCGGTTCTGGCGCCCGCGAGGGCGGCGCGGGGATCGGGCTGACCGTACCAGAAGTCGTCCACGCCGCCCAGGTACAGGTCTTCTCGCAGGGCGCGGTCCTCATCGCGCAGGAGGGTTACCCCCACCTGGGCAAACGCCGCCCGCAGCTCTTCTCGCCGCGCCTCCCAGCCGGCTGCCGCTTGGCCCAGCCCCGAGCGGTCATACCGCCCAAAGCTGCCGTAATCGTGATTGCCCCACACGCCGTAGACGCCCAGCGGCGCACGCAACCGAGCGAGTTCGCGGAGCAGGGGCGCGGGATCAGCGTCCTTGCGCGTGTCCAGCAGGTCGCCCCCCAGCAACACCACGTCGGGGCGCTCAGCGTTCGCGGCCTCCACCCAGGCGCGGACGCTTCCCGCAAAGACATACAGGCCGTAGTGCAGGTCCGTCAGGAAAGCGGCACGCAGGGGCGCGCGCAGGCCAGGCAGGGTGGTCTGCGCGCGCGTCACGCCGAAGCGGTACGCCTGAGCCACGCCCGTTCCGCCCAGAACCCCGGCCGCCAAGCCGCCCCCCAGCAGGGCGCGCAGCATGCGGCGGCGGGTCAGGCGAGGCGAGGCGGAGTCCGGCATGGGGGCAGGGTAGCGCGTGGGGATGAAGGGTCCATCCGCCGAAAGACGCACCCGTTCGCTGTTTCTTGGCCTTCTGCTCAGGGGCGGAGCCGGGCGGGCTACACTGCCCCCATGACGTGGGCCGGTGATCTGCTGGTGGTGGACGTGCTGGACGAGGACGCGGGCCTCGCGGACGTAGAGGACACGCGGGGCCGCACCTACCAGCTCCCCGTGGAGTGGCTGCCCGGTGTGCGGGAGGGAGCGGCCTACCGGATTATTCCGACCGGGGAGGGCGTCACCTTCACCCCGGACCCCGCCGGCGCGCGGCTGCTGCGCGAGCGCAGCAAACAGACCCTCCTCGACTTCGTGGACGAGCACGAGGAGCGCTGACGTGGCGCGTCAGGTCGTTCTCCTTCCAGACCTGCACGGACGGGCGGACCTGCTCGCCGAGGCCGCCGCCTATATCGCGGCCACCTATGGCCCGGACGCGCACCTGCTTAGCCTGGGAGACGCCATCGACCGGGGGCCACAGAGCCTCCAGTGTGCCGAAGTGCTGCTCGACCTGCAGCGCCAGGGCCGCGCGACCCTGCTGATGGGCAACCACGAGCGCATGGCGCAAGAGGGCCTGCGACACTTCCGGCAGTACCTGGCCTCGCAAAACCCCGCCGACTACCGCCGGGCCCTGGAAGGCCTGCGCTGGTGGATGGAGAATGGCGGCGAAAGCGTGCGCCGCGAGGCGGGTGGCCTGACGCTGGAGGGGTTTCCGCCCGGGCTTGCCGCGTACCTTGACGCACTCCGACGGGTGGTCTACGTGACGGCAGACGGGGAGATTCACGCCTCGCCACCGGCAGAAGCAAGCGTCCTGGTGGCCCACGCGAGTCCCCCTGTGCGGCACCCGCAGTACCCCAGCCCGGAGTCGGCGGCGCTGTGGCTGCGGCCCTATGACGGGCCCTTTGCTCTGCCGGAAGGTGTCACCTACAGCGTGCACGGACATACACCCGTTCGTGAACCCGTACGGCTGGGACGACACGTCTACCTCGATCTGGGCGCCTATGAGACGGGCCGCCTCGCGCTGCTCCCCGTGACGGTCTCCGGGCGCCCCGCCGTCACGGTGCTGGAGGGTCCGGGCCATCCGGGAGCGGCACGCCGGTACCCGACCTTTGGTGAGCCGCTGCCCACGCGGACCGTGACCCTGACGAGGAGACCCGCATGAGCAAGAGCAAACGGAGTGCTGCCGCCGAGAAACTCAAGCCCCTATGGGACGACCTGCGGGCGGGCGACCCCAGGGCCGTCCACGAGGCCCGCAAGCTCAGCCGGCGGGCACAGGCGGAACTGCGCGTCGCGAACGCCGGCAAGAAGGCAGAACGGGCCTGGCGCGAGCTGCGCCGTGCCGCGGCTCCCCTGCGTGACCACGACGTAGCGGGCGAGCACCTGCGCAGCGCCCTGCTTGAGCTGGACGTGCCCACCTCCACCCTCGCCTACTTCGACCAGACCTGGGCCGAGCGGCGGGCCGCCCTGCTCGCACAAACCACCTGGCCGGAGCGCCCGACCTCCTTTGCGCTTGCGAGCGGCTGGAAGGGCCGGGCGCGGCGGCTGCTCGAAAAGGACAGGGCGAAGCTTGTGCGTGAGGGTCAAGCCGCGCTGGCCTCCTCGGACCCCGAACAGTGGCATGCCTGGCGCAAACGCCTCAAACGCCACCGCTACACGCTGGCCCTGCTGGGAGAGGTGCCCCCGGCCGTCACCGACATGCTCGAAGCCCTGGGCCGGTTGCAGGACGCTGAGGTGGTGCTCGCGATCCTGCACCGTGATCCCGACCTCCTGCGCTTCGAGCGTGCTCGACTGATCGCCCGCGAGGAGACGGCGCGGCATGCGGCGCGGGAGCGCGTGCGCGAGCTGTTCCCGGAGCTGGCCCGGCAATTGCGGCCGCAAGCACCGGAACAAGACCAGGTGCCGTAGCCGCTATGGCCGAACACGCTCACGGCCACGGCCAGGCCGCCAACGCCCGTCGGCTCGGCCTTGCGCTGGCCCTCACCGGCACGTTCCTGATCGTCGAGGTCGTCTCCGGCTTCCTCTTCGGCAGCCTCGCGCTGCTGTCGGACGCCGGGCACATGCTCACGGACGTGGCGGCGCTCGCCCTCTCCCTGTTCGCCCTGCGCCTCGGCACGCGGCCCGCTGATCGCTGGCGCACCTTTGGGTACCGCCGGGCGGAGGTTCTGGCGGCGGCCCTGAATGCCGCAGTCCTCTTCGCCCTCGGCCTCTTCCTCCTGCTGGAGGCGTACGAGCGTCTGCGCGAGCCCGTCCCCGTTCAGACCACGCCGATGCTGCTGGTGGCCGTGCTGGGCCTGTTGGTGAATCTCATCAGCGCGCGCGTCCTCGCCGGGGGCAGCGAACACAGCCTGAATGTCCGCTCCGCCTACCTCGAAGTTCTGGGTGACCTGCTGGGTTCGGCCGCGGTGATCGTGGGGGCACTGGTCATCCGGTTCAGCGGCCTCGCCTGGGTGGACCCCGTTCTCGCCGCCCTGATCGGCCTGTGGGTCCTCCCCCGCACCTGGACCCTCCTGCGAGCCAGCGTGAACGTGCTGCTTGAAGGGGTGCCCGAGGGCCTGAACCTCGATGCCCTGCGCGCCGACCTCCAGGCCCTTCCCGGCGTACAGGAGGTCCACGACCTGCACGTCTGGAGCGTCACGAGCGGCGAACACAACCTCAGCGCGCACCTCGTGAGCGACCGGGCTCCAGCTGCCCTGCTCCCACAGGTGCGGGTGGTCGCAGAGCGCTACGGCATCAGGCATACCACCGTGCAGGTGGAGCCGGAAGGCCTCCACACGGGACACGCTGAGCCGCTGCACCCGTAGGGCGGGCGAAGGGCCCGGCGCGCCCTGCTGCCCCACAACCCCCGCTAAGCTCGTTCCCCAGCCGGGCCTTCCTCCTCCAGTCGCGCCAGATCGCCTGGGGTATCCACATCCGCCAGCAGTGGGGCGGGAAGACGCACCCGGACCGCCTGCCCCGCCCACTGCCGCAGCAGCAGACGCGGCC is from Deinococcus sp. YIM 77859 and encodes:
- a CDS encoding cation diffusion facilitator family transporter, with amino-acid sequence MAEHAHGHGQAANARRLGLALALTGTFLIVEVVSGFLFGSLALLSDAGHMLTDVAALALSLFALRLGTRPADRWRTFGYRRAEVLAAALNAAVLFALGLFLLLEAYERLREPVPVQTTPMLLVAVLGLLVNLISARVLAGGSEHSLNVRSAYLEVLGDLLGSAAVIVGALVIRFSGLAWVDPVLAALIGLWVLPRTWTLLRASVNVLLEGVPEGLNLDALRADLQALPGVQEVHDLHVWSVTSGEHNLSAHLVSDRAPAALLPQVRVVAERYGIRHTTVQVEPEGLHTGHAEPLHP
- a CDS encoding metallophosphoesterase, with translation MARQVVLLPDLHGRADLLAEAAAYIAATYGPDAHLLSLGDAIDRGPQSLQCAEVLLDLQRQGRATLLMGNHERMAQEGLRHFRQYLASQNPADYRRALEGLRWWMENGGESVRREAGGLTLEGFPPGLAAYLDALRRVVYVTADGEIHASPPAEASVLVAHASPPVRHPQYPSPESAALWLRPYDGPFALPEGVTYSVHGHTPVREPVRLGRHVYLDLGAYETGRLALLPVTVSGRPAVTVLEGPGHPGAARRYPTFGEPLPTRTVTLTRRPA
- a CDS encoding metallophosphoesterase encodes the protein MPDSASPRLTRRRMLRALLGGGLAAGVLGGTGVAQAYRFGVTRAQTTLPGLRAPLRAAFLTDLHYGLYVFAGSVRAWVEAANAERPDVVLLGGDLLDTRKDADPAPLLRELARLRAPLGVYGVWGNHDYGSFGRYDRSGLGQAAAGWEARREELRAAFAQVGVTLLRDEDRALREDLYLGGVDDFWYGQPDPRAALAGARTEQATLLLSHNPDLLPELPSRVGLVLCGHTHGGQIRVPLLGAPVVPSRYGERYAMGWVTGAHETPAYVSRGLGTSGFPLRMLCPPEITLLTLRPA
- a CDS encoding CHAD domain-containing protein; its protein translation is MSKSKRSAAAEKLKPLWDDLRAGDPRAVHEARKLSRRAQAELRVANAGKKAERAWRELRRAAAPLRDHDVAGEHLRSALLELDVPTSTLAYFDQTWAERRAALLAQTTWPERPTSFALASGWKGRARRLLEKDRAKLVREGQAALASSDPEQWHAWRKRLKRHRYTLALLGEVPPAVTDMLEALGRLQDAEVVLAILHRDPDLLRFERARLIAREETARHAARERVRELFPELARQLRPQAPEQDQVP